Proteins encoded in a region of the Labrus bergylta chromosome 9, fLabBer1.1, whole genome shotgun sequence genome:
- the ppid gene encoding peptidyl-prolyl cis-trans isomerase D, whose product MSHPTPSDKPSNPENPRVFFDVDIGGERAGRLVLELFADITPKTAENFRALCTGEKGIGKSTGKPLHFKGCPFHRIIKQFMIQGGDFSNQNGTGGESIYGEKFEDENFHYKHDKVGLLSMANAGPNTNGSQFFLTTVPTPHLDGKHVVFGQLVKGMGVIKMLESIDTNEDAPVKPCVIGDCGEHKDGDGWGVAPNDGSGDALPEFPEDSDVDFRDVDKVLSVAEDVKNIGNSLFKNQDWSGAIKKYSKALRYLEVSGEQLDEEAHQKLEPTALSCFLNTAACKLKMQLWQDALDSCNEALELDQANTKALFRRAQAWQGLKEYSKAMTDLKNAQGIAPEDKAISNEMKRVQLKVQEEKEKEKKIYAKMFA is encoded by the exons ATGTCTCACCCAACACCGTCTGACAAGCCTTCAAACCCGGAAAACCCGCGCGTCTTCTTCGACGTAGACATTGGAGGAGAAAGAG CCGGCCGGCTTGTTCTGGAGCTTTTCGCTGATATCACTCCTAAGACTGCTGAAAACTTCCGGGCTCTCTgcacaggagagaaaggaaTCGGCAAATCGACCGGAAAACCGTTGCACTTCAAAGGATGCCCATTCCACAGAA tcaTCAAGCAGTTCATGATCCAAGGAGGCGACTTCTCTAACCAGAACGGCACTGGTGGAGAGAGCATCTACGGGGAGAAGTTTGAGGATGAAAACTTCCACTACAAG CATGACAAAGTGGGTCTGCTCAGCATGGCCAACGCCGGGCCGAACACCAACGGCTCCCAGTTCTTTCTCACTACCGTCCCCACGCCACACTTGGACGGCAAGCACGTTGTTTTTGGCCAGCTGGTAAAAGGGATGGGTGTCATCAAAATGCTGGAGTCCATTGACACCAATGAAGACGCTCCTGTAAAG CCGTGTGTCATTGGAGACTGTGGGGAGCATAAGGACGGGGACGGCTGGGGCGTCGCACCAAACGACGGATCAGGTGACGCCCTACCAGAGTTCCCCGAGGACTCAGATGTGGACTTTAGAGAT GTTGACAAAGTTCTGTCTGTCGCTGAGGATGTGAAGAATATCGGAAACAGTCTCTTTAAGAATCAAGACTGGAGCGGAGCCATCAAGAAATACAGTAAAGCCCTCAG GTACTTGGAGGTGAGTGGAGAGCAGCTGGACGAGGAGGCTCACCAGAAGTTGGAGCCCACCGCGCTCAGCTGCTTCCTCAACACGGCAGCATGTAAGCTCAAGATGCAGCTTTGGCAGGATGCTCTGGACAGCTGCAACGAG gcttTAGAGCTGGACCAGGCGAACACTAAGGCACTTTTCCGTAGAGCTCAGGCTTGGCAGGGGTTAAAGGAATACAGCAAAGCCATG actgaTCTGAAAAACGCTCAGGGAATAGCTCCAGAAGACAAAG CAATCAGCAACGAGATGAAGCGGGTGCAGCTGAAGGTccaggaggagaaagagaaggaaaagaaaatctatGCCAAAATGTTTGCGTGA
- the etfdh gene encoding LOW QUALITY PROTEIN: electron transfer flavoprotein-ubiquinone oxidoreductase, mitochondrial (The sequence of the model RefSeq protein was modified relative to this genomic sequence to represent the inferred CDS: deleted 1 base in 1 codon), with amino-acid sequence MLPASRYSGKAHRCIRALKTVQTEYAAPQLYTTLHRRACSSVATPQITTHYTIHSRDKDPRWEGVEMERFADEADVVIVGGGPAGLSAAIRLKQLANEHEKELRVCLVEKASQIGAHTLSGACLEPSALNELFPDWKERGAPMNTPVTEDVFSILTEKHRIPVPILPGLPMGNHGNYIVRLGNFVRWLGEQAEELGVEIYPGYAAAEVLFHEDGSVKGIATNDVGIGKDGSPKDVFERGMELHAKVTLFGEGCHGHLAKQLYKQFNLRENCEPQTYAIGLKEVWTIDEKKWRPGRVEHSVGWPLNRNTYGGSFLYHLNEGEPLVALGFVVGLDYSNPYLSPFREFQRWKHHPFVAPTLEGGSRIAYGARALNEGGLQSIPKLTFPGGLLIGCSPGFMNVPKIKGTHTAMKSGMLAAEAIFPKVTAESTESETTGLHVPEYSDNLKNSWVWKELHAVRNIRPSFHNYFGLYGGMVYTGVFYWIFRGKEPWTLKHCGLDAHQLKPAKDCTPIEYPKPDGKLSFDLLSSVALSGTNHEGDQPPHLTLRDDSVPVNRNLAIYDGPEQRFCPAGVYEYVPLETGDGMRLQINAQNCVHCKTCDIKDPSQNINWVVPEGGGGPAYNGM; translated from the exons ATGTTGCCAGCCAGCAGATACTCAGGTAAAG CCCACAGGTGTATCAGGGCATTGAAGACGGTTCAAACAGAGTATGCTGCCCCTCAGCTGTACACAACACTACACAGACGGGCATGCTCTTCTGTGGCAACACcacaaatcacaacacactacaccatCCATTCTCGAGATAAAGATCCAAGATGGGAAG GTGTGGAAATGGAGAGGTTTGCCGATGAGGCAGACGTGGTGATAGTAGGCGGGGGCCCTGCCGGTCTCTCAGCAGCCATTCGCCTGAAGCAGCTAGCCAACGAACATGAGAAGGAGCTGCGAGTGTGCCTTGTGGAGAAGGCCTCTCAGATCGGAGCTCACACCCTGTCAGGTGCCTGTCTGGAGCCGTCTGCCCTCAACGAGCTCTTTCCTGATTGGAAGGAACGAGGA GCGCCCATGAACACCCCGGTGACTGAAGATGTGTTCAGCATTttaacagagaaacacagaatcCCTGTCCCCATTTTACCAg GTTTGCCTATGGGGAACCATGGTAACTACATTGTGCGGCTGGGGAACTTTGTGCGCTGGCTGGGGGAGCAGGCCGAGGAGCTTGGAGTGGAGATCTACCCTGGTTATGCTGCAGCCGAG GTTTTGTTTCATGAAGATGGAAGTGTGAAAGGAATCGCCACCAATGATGTAGGAATCGGCAAGGACGGTTCACCTAAG GATGTTTTCGAGCGG GGGATGGAGCTCCATGCTAAGGTCACGTTGTTCGGAGAAGGCTGTCACGGTCATTTGGCCAAGCAGCTTTATAAGCAATTCAACCTGCGGGAGAACTGTGAGCCTCAGACCTACGCCATCGGCCTCAAGGAG gtttggaCGATCGATGAGAAGAAGTGGCGACCGGGCAGAGTGGAGCATTCTGTGGGCTGGCCGCTGAACAGAAACACATACGGAGGCTCCTTCCTGTATCACCTGAACGAAGGAGAGCCGCTCGTGGCCTTGGGCTTTGTG GTGGGTCTGGACTACAGCAACCCCTACCTGAGCCCCTTCAGGGAGTTCCAGCGCTGGAAACACCACCCCTTCGTCGCTCCCACCCTCGAAGGAGGAAGCAGGATAGCGTATGGAGCCCGAGCGCTGAACGAGGGAGGACTACAG TCTATCCCAAAACTGACATTCCCTGGAGGcctgctgattggctgcagtCCCGGCTTCATGAACGTCCCAAAGATCAAAGGCACCCACACGGCCATGAAGAGCGGCATGCTGGCTGCTGAGGCCATCTTCCCCAAAGTCACAGCAGAGAGCACTGAGTCGGAGACCACGG GTCTTCATGTACCCGAGTACTCTGATAACTTGAAGAACTCGTGGGTGTGGAAAGAGCTGCACGCGGTGAGGAACATCAGGCCGTCCTTCCACAACTACTTCGGCCTGTACGGAGGCATGGTCTACACCGGGGTCTTCTACTGGATCTTCAGAGGGAAAGAGCCGTGGACCCTCAAACACTGTG gCCTTGACGCCCACCAGCTGAAACCAGCCAAAGACTGTACACCCATTGAATACCCAAAGCCCGACGGCAAGCTCAGCTTCGACCTGCTCTCCTCGGTGGCACTGAGCGGCACCAACCACGAGGGGGACCAGCCCCCACATCTGACCCTGAGAGACGACAGCGTGCCTGTCAACAGGAACCTGGCCATCTACGACGGGCCCGAGCAGCGCTTCTGCCCTGCAG GTGTGTACGAGTACGTTCCCTTGGAAACCGGAGACGGGATGAGGTTGCAGATAAACGCTCAGAACTGTGTCCACTGTAAGACCTGCGACATCAAGGACCCGAGCCAGAACATCAACTGGGTTGTGCCTGAAGGCGGCGGAGGGCCCGCCTACAATGGAATGTGa